From a region of the Salvelinus alpinus chromosome 2, SLU_Salpinus.1, whole genome shotgun sequence genome:
- the LOC139567717 gene encoding CCN family member 1-like isoform X1, with product MAKRIIFVFLTMAVTSQVGASCPAVCECPAMPLSCPPGASAVADGCGCCKVCASQLNQDCSPTMPCDHHKGLECNYGNDVTLAQGICRARKEGRTCEYNGRIYQNSENFRAGCKHQCTCIDGVVGCSLLCANRLPPAIPSCPYPQLVRVPGQCCFTVDCHKGTWRLPPTKQNRQPTQPKPQPDQYQPDNTLGNELVERGKGWENEQGYKHLPVWKNSLEKCVVQTTDWSHCSRSCGMGVSSRITNDNAQCKLDRETRLCTIRPCGDVAIPPKKGKKCSPTPKASEPMRLSYGECQSVRLYRPNYCGVCTDGRCCSPRRTRTVPVTFVCPDGERFQRDAMFIQSCKCSKECGHLNEVALPPQHWMYGDTHKFID from the exons ATGGCAAAACGTATCATCTTTGTTTTCTTGACAATGGCAGTCACCAGTCAG GTGGGTGCCAGCTGCCCGGCGGTATGTGAGTGTCCAGCCATGCCCCTCTCGTGCCCCCCCGGGGCGAGTGCGGTGGCTGACGGCTGCGGGTGCTGCAAGGTGTGTGCCTCCCAGCTGAACCAGGACTGCAGCCCCACGATGCCCTGCGACCACCACAAGGGACTGGAGTGCAACTACGGCAATGACGTGACCCTGGCCCAGGGCATCTGCAGGG CGAGAAAGGAGGGTCGTACGTGTGAGTATAACGGGAGGATCTACCAGAACAGTGAGAATTTCCGCGCCGGCTGTAAACACCAGTGTACCTGCATCGACGGCGTCGTGGGCTGTTCCCTGCTCTGTGCCAACCGTCTGCCCCCCGCCATCCCCTCCTGCCCCTACCCCCAGCTGGTCAGGGTGCCAGGGCAGTGCTGCTTCACTGTGGACTGCCACAAGGGTACCTGGCGCCTTCCCCCCACCAAGCAAAATCGGcaaccaacacaacccaaacctCAGCCAGACCAGTACCAGCCGGATAACACACTGGGCAATGAGCTGGTGGAGAGAGGCAAGGGCTGGGAGAATGAACAAGGCTACAAGCACCTGCCTG TATGGAAGAATTCGTTGGAGAAGTGTGTTGTCCAGACAACGGACTGGTCCCATTGCTCACGAAGCTGTGGGATGGGAGTGTCCTCACGCATCACCAACGACAACGCCCAGTGTAAGCTGGATAGAGAGACGCGCCTCTGCACCATCCGGCCCTGCGGTGACGTAGCCATCCCACCCAAG AAGGGCAAGAAGTGCTCCCCGACTCCAAAAGCCTCAGAACCCATGCGTCTGTCGTACGGCGAGTGTCAGAGTGTCCGCCTCTACCGGCCCAATTACTGCGGCGTGTGTACGGATGGCCGCTGCTGCTCGCCGCGTCGCACGCGCACCGTTCCTGTGACTTTTGTGTGCCCGGATGGCGAGCGTTTCCAGAGAGACGCCATGTTCATCCAGTCGTGCAAGTGTAGCAAGGAATGCGGCCATCTCAACGAAGTGGCCTTGCCACCACAGCACTGGATGTATGGAGACACACATAAGTTCATTGACTAG
- the LOC139567717 gene encoding CCN family member 1-like isoform X2, which translates to MPLSCPPGASAVADGCGCCKVCASQLNQDCSPTMPCDHHKGLECNYGNDVTLAQGICRARKEGRTCEYNGRIYQNSENFRAGCKHQCTCIDGVVGCSLLCANRLPPAIPSCPYPQLVRVPGQCCFTVDCHKGTWRLPPTKQNRQPTQPKPQPDQYQPDNTLGNELVERGKGWENEQGYKHLPVWKNSLEKCVVQTTDWSHCSRSCGMGVSSRITNDNAQCKLDRETRLCTIRPCGDVAIPPKKGKKCSPTPKASEPMRLSYGECQSVRLYRPNYCGVCTDGRCCSPRRTRTVPVTFVCPDGERFQRDAMFIQSCKCSKECGHLNEVALPPQHWMYGDTHKFID; encoded by the exons ATGCCCCTCTCGTGCCCCCCCGGGGCGAGTGCGGTGGCTGACGGCTGCGGGTGCTGCAAGGTGTGTGCCTCCCAGCTGAACCAGGACTGCAGCCCCACGATGCCCTGCGACCACCACAAGGGACTGGAGTGCAACTACGGCAATGACGTGACCCTGGCCCAGGGCATCTGCAGGG CGAGAAAGGAGGGTCGTACGTGTGAGTATAACGGGAGGATCTACCAGAACAGTGAGAATTTCCGCGCCGGCTGTAAACACCAGTGTACCTGCATCGACGGCGTCGTGGGCTGTTCCCTGCTCTGTGCCAACCGTCTGCCCCCCGCCATCCCCTCCTGCCCCTACCCCCAGCTGGTCAGGGTGCCAGGGCAGTGCTGCTTCACTGTGGACTGCCACAAGGGTACCTGGCGCCTTCCCCCCACCAAGCAAAATCGGcaaccaacacaacccaaacctCAGCCAGACCAGTACCAGCCGGATAACACACTGGGCAATGAGCTGGTGGAGAGAGGCAAGGGCTGGGAGAATGAACAAGGCTACAAGCACCTGCCTG TATGGAAGAATTCGTTGGAGAAGTGTGTTGTCCAGACAACGGACTGGTCCCATTGCTCACGAAGCTGTGGGATGGGAGTGTCCTCACGCATCACCAACGACAACGCCCAGTGTAAGCTGGATAGAGAGACGCGCCTCTGCACCATCCGGCCCTGCGGTGACGTAGCCATCCCACCCAAG AAGGGCAAGAAGTGCTCCCCGACTCCAAAAGCCTCAGAACCCATGCGTCTGTCGTACGGCGAGTGTCAGAGTGTCCGCCTCTACCGGCCCAATTACTGCGGCGTGTGTACGGATGGCCGCTGCTGCTCGCCGCGTCGCACGCGCACCGTTCCTGTGACTTTTGTGTGCCCGGATGGCGAGCGTTTCCAGAGAGACGCCATGTTCATCCAGTCGTGCAAGTGTAGCAAGGAATGCGGCCATCTCAACGAAGTGGCCTTGCCACCACAGCACTGGATGTATGGAGACACACATAAGTTCATTGACTAG